The DNA segment AGCGCCTCAAGATATTGCGGCGCTTCTTCATCGGTGGCCAGCACTGCAATACCACTGGCGCCATAGGCGATGGCCGCCAGCCACAAGTCCATGCCCACGGACGCCGTGTGGTGCACCTCCAGCGGTAAAAGCCTGGCGGGGATTTCCGGATGCCCGCCGCTTCGGGCCAAATGCGCCGCTTCCCGCAGCAGCATGCTGCCGCGCCCGGCACTGTGGACCAGGATGACTGGCTCACTGCCCCCTGCGGTGGCGAATGCCGAGAGCATCGTCTTGAGGCGCCGCCCCGCATGGGGCGCATCTGGCCACGCATAGGCAAGCGCCCCCGACGGGCACACCGTGGTGCAGGCGCCGCATCCCATGCACAGGTGCGGCTCGACGCGAATACGGTCGCCGGCGCCGGTGATCGCCCGGGTCGAGCAGACGTCGATGCAGGCACTGCAGCCGGTGATATGATTGCGGCTGTGTGCGCACAGCCGCTCCTTGTAATGAAAGTATTTGGGCTTCTCGAATTCGCCGACCATGTGCGCCAGCTGCAAGGCAGCGTCTATCTGCGCGGCAGGAGCGCCTCCTGGGGCAAAATAGCCCTGCGGCGGCTGGTGCTGGGTCAATAACGGTGTCGGCGACAGGTCCAGGATCAGGTCGAATGTGCCACCGGCACCGCCCCCATCGTGAGCCGGCGTATTGCCGGCCAGCGCATCGGCACTCTGCCAGCTTGCCTTGAATGCCCCCAGCCAGCCCGTGATACGCACGTCGCGCCCCGCATGGACCGGAAAACCATATGCCGGCGGTGAGATGCCCGCCACGGCGCCGTCAGCATCCGCAACCAGCAACACGCTCACGGCAAGCTGCGGACTCAGCAGCGCTGCCAGCGGCATTGCATCGGCGGCCCGGCCGATGACGAGCGTGCGGCCGCTCGATGCATAGGTGACGCCGGACACCGGATCGGGCGGCGGCAAGGCGCCATCGGCCAGCAATGCGGCGGTCCTCGCCAAGTTCTGCAATTGCATGCTGGCCGCATCAAGAGGGGTACTCATACGGCGTCTCCAGGGTTTTGCCGCGAGGCGTCACCCAGCATGTGCTGGTCATTTTCCTTGTCCTGGCCGGCGCCGGCGCCCTTCTCGGCCTCCGCCGCTACCTGCTGCAGGAAGCCCTGCGCCTGATGCAGCGCAGCCAGCATCGCCGCCGACACAGGGTCTGGGCGGTTGTAGTCGCCCATGTAAATATCGAGGCCATCGACCAGATTGAAATGCGGGTCTGAAAAAAGGCGTTTAAGCGCTACGCGCCGCACGGCCTTGTCGACGCCTTGCGCCACAAAGGCCGAGTAGTCCGACTCAGGCGTCAGGCGTACAGCGTCTTCCATGGTGGGCAATCTGGACTGCGCCGTTGCGGCGGCGGAAACGTCCGGCACGGCACTTTCCGGACCGGTGTCTTCGGCAATAGCGGCATCCCTGCCGGCCGGTGGCAGCGACTGCGCCTGGCTGCCGCTTTTCAGTCGCGTCCAGCGCTGCAGAAATCCTTCGTTATCCATCGTCTAGCCTCCCCTTGCCCCGGTATCCGGAAAAAGCAGTTTATCCATGCTGCCTGCCGCGACGTCCCTGTGCTGGCGGCTGATAATGCGCCTGCAAGTAGCCTGCGAGCCAGGCATGGATTTCGCCAGGCATGGCGACACCGTCCGCGGACTCGCCCGAATCCAGCATGCGTGTTCCCTCGGCATAGCTGACCGATGCCTGCACCGGCATGGCCTGTCCATGCAGCATGCGCCACAAGACAAACACCTTGGGTTCGGGCGCAATGCAGTTCTCGAAGTAGCCATCGTTTTCGTCGGGATAGAGTTCCAGCTGCAGGCCGGAGACGAGGTAATGCTTGCTGTCGCCGGCGCTTTCCAGTTCCTGCAGTGGCGGCAGGCCGCCGCAGTCCGGCACCACGCCGACCGCAGCCCAGGCGTCATCTGCCCAGCGGTGATGGACGATGCGGTGCTCCATGATGACGGCAACCGGCATGCTGGCCATGCGCATCAGGATTTTCTCCTAGCGCCCGGCCGGCGCTGGCGGCGCCGTCCCGGCTTTTTCGCTTGTCACCGGGGCTGCCTTGGCCGCGCTTCCCATCTGCCCGCCAGGCTGTCCCGATGCGCCCGCCTGTGTCGTGGGCGCGGCAACCGCGGCGGCCGGCGCTGCAATGGGCGTAGGCGCATGCACTTGCCTGCCGTGGGTCGTGGCATTGCTGCGCCAGCGACCTGCGACGGTATCCATCGAGGCAAGCAAGGCCTGCTTGTCCTTTTCCGCCTGGGCTGCTGCCTGGGCCTTTTTCGCGGCAGCCGCGTCCTGCGGCGTCGCGGCAGGCGCCGTCACGCCGTGCGAAGGCCCGCGCCCCGTTTCCTGTACGCTGCCTCCGGTGGCGGCGCCGCCGGTATTGCCGCCGCTGCCGCCGGCAATACCCGGCGTACCGCCGGCATACGTGCCGTCCTTCGTTGGCCCAACGCGCCCCATCACTTCGCCGCTGCTGCCACCGCCAGAACTCACCTGGCCGGGAAACTTGGTCTGCGTCGCGCCCACAGCAGGCTGCTGGCGCCGGTCGCATCCCGGCAAGCCAAGCAGCATGCCTGCCGCTACGACATACAAGATAACTTTTGCTTTGCTCATCGCGTCATCCTTGCGTATCTTTGCGTTCGGCGAGCCAGTACTCGTGGTGCTCGCGCGCCCATGTCTCGTCGACAGAGCCGTAGCGCATGGCACGGTAGGCGTGCGGATCGCCCAGCGTGCCCATGTAGATATGCCCCATTGCCGCAAGCATATACAGCGTCGCGCCGCCGAGATGCAGGAAATTGGCCATCTGCAGCACGAAGCGGGTCTGGCCAAACGTGACAAAGTCCAGTATCAATCCGCTGATCGACATGACCAGGCCAAGCAGGGTCACCCCGCCCCAGAACCACAGCTTTTCGCCGGCATTGAAAAATCCGGCGGGGACATGCTTGTGCGACGCCAGGCCGCCGCCTGCCTTCACCCATTGCCAGTCGCGCCGGTTGAAGAAATTCCGGTCGAGGAAAGTGAAGAACATCAGCACCGAGCACAGGATGAACAGCGGGCCGACAAAGTTGTGCAGATACTTGGAAATGATCGCAATCCACGAAAACACTTCGGCACCCATCCATGGCAGGAGCAACTTCTTGCCGAAAAGGATGACCAGGCCGGTAAAGGCCAGCACCAGGAAACTGATGGCGGTCGCCCAGTGCACCGTGCGCTCCCAGGAACTGAAGCGCGTCACGCTGCGGCCGGATTCCGGCTCGGCCAGGCGCGCCGGTCCCGCGGTCAGGTAAAAACCCAGGATCAGCAGCGGCACCACCAGCAGCAGGACGCCGGAAACCGTCGCGATCGGGCCATTGCGCAAGGTGCGCCAGGTATTGCCGCCGCGCTGCAGGATCACGTTGCCTTCGGATGAACCATACTGGCCAAGGAAATGGCGGTCGATATGCACCTTGCCGGATGCCGCCGTGCCCCAGCCGGGCTCCCGCACATCCTTTTCCGTCTGCAAGATGGTCTGTTCCTCGGCATACGCCGGCACGGCATCCTTGTTCGGCACGGCGGCAGGCGCCATGCGCGGCAGCAGCGCCAGCAGCAGCAATGCCGCCAGCATCGCCCGCAAGCGCTGCAAGGTCAGGAATGCATTCATGGTAGGCCTCCAGTTTGGTGACGGGGCTGCGCGGCCGCCTGCATTACGGACGGGCACGGCCATACTCGTTTTGCAGCCGGTTGCGGTCGGCGATCGCGGCCGACCACGCCAGCCTGTCGTTGTGAAAATAGACGTCTGCATGCAACTGGTCGCGCTTGCCGTTGTAGTAGCCGTCGACCCAGTGCGGGTGCTGCTCCACCTCGAGGCAGCCGGACAAGAGCAGGAGCGGCAGCGCCGCTGCAAGTAAGCGATTGAGCGTCATGATGGAAATTTCTTCGGATTGTTCTGGAAATCGTCCGGCACCTGGTTGGGCCGCGCCCCCTCGCCCCGGACACCCATTTCGCCACCGCGCCGCGGCTGGCCGTAGGCGATTTTCCAGCCCCACAGTTCCGGCCCATACCCGCGGATTTCAACGCGCTCGCGATAAATGGCGGCAATGATGCTGGAGTCGCCGCCCAGCAAGGCCTTGGTCGCGCATTGCTCTGCGCAAGCGGGCAGCTTGCCTTCGGCGATGCGGTTGCGGCCGTATTTCCTGAATTCGGCTTCGGAGGTATCGGCTTCCGGCCCGCCGGCGCAGAAGGTGCACTTGTCCATCTTGCCGCGGTGGTTGAACGCGCCGGTTTCCGGAAACTGCGGCGCGCCGAACGGACAGGCATAGGAACAGTAGCCGCAGCCGATGCACTGGTCCTTGTCGTGCAAGACGATGCCGTCTTCAGTGTGATAGATGCACTCGACCGGGCAGACCGCCATGCAGGGCGCGTCCGTGCAATGCATGCAGGCAACCGAAATGGAATGCTCTCCCGGCACGCCGTCATTGATCGTCACGACCCGCCGGCGGTTTACGCCCCAGGGCGTTTCATGCTCGCTCTTGCAAGCCGTCACGCAGCCATTGCAATCGATGCAGCGCTCGGTATCGCAAATGAACTTCATTCTTGCTGCCATCGGATTCTCCTTGCCGGCTGCGCCGGATCGCTACGTCAAGCCCGGGCCAATCGGCATATCGACACCTTGGTCTCCTGCATCATCGTCACCGCGTCATAACCATAGGTCCAGCCGGTGTTGACCGCCTCACCGCGCGCAAGCGGCGCCGCGCCTTTCGGGTAGTGCTCCAGCAAGTCCTCGCCCATCCACCATCCGCCAAAATGGAATGGCATCCAGACGATGCCGGGAGGCACCCGCTCGGTCACCATCGCCATCATCTTCAGGCGCGCGCCGGTCGGCGTCTCCACCCAGAGGTACTTGCCGGTGGCCGCGCCGACCTGCGCAGCATCGCGTGGATTGACCTCGACGAACATGTTTTGCTGCAGTTCTGCCAGCCAGGGGTTGGAACGCGTTTCATCGCCGCCGCCTTCGTATTCCACCAGGCGGCCGGAAGTCATGATCAGCGGATATTCCTTGGAAAAATCCGCTGCCTGCACCGATTTGTACAGGGTCGGCAGGCGCCAGAAAGCCGCCTTGTCGTCGTAGGTCGGGTATTTCGCCACGAGGTCGCGGCGCGGCGTCATCAGGGGTTCGCGGTGCACCGGCACGGGGTCGGGGAAATTCCAGACATTGCAGCGCGCGCGGGCATTGCCGAACGGCGCGCAGCCATGGCCGATAACCACGCGGATGATGCCGCCCGAGTTGTCGGTCTTCCAGTTCTTGCCTTCCGCCTGCGCCTGCTCCTGCGGCGTCAGCTCGCTCCACCAGCCCAGCTTTTTCAGGAATACGTGGTCGAACTCCGGGTAGCCGGTATCGAGTTCGCTGTCCTTGGTGGTGGAGCCGTCCGCCGCCAGCAGGCTTTCGCCATTGCGGTCGACGCCCCAGTTGGCGCGAAATGGCAAGCCGCCTTCGATAACCGGCTTGGAAAGGTCATACAGCAGGGGCGTGCCGGGATGCTTCAGTTCCGGCGTGCCCCAGCAGGGCCAGGGCAAGCCATAGTAATCGCCCTTGCAGGGTCCGGACTCGGCACGCAGCGTGGTGGGGTTAAACGTATGCTTGTTTTGCATGTGCAGCTTCAGGCGCTCCGGCGAACAGCCTGTATAGCCAATGGTCCAGCATGAGCGGTTGATCTCGCGCAGGATGTCCTCGATCACCGGTTCATTGTTGACGACCTTGATGTTCTTGCAGAGCTCATTGGCAAAGCCGAACTTCTGCGCGAACAGGTACATGATTTCCTGGTCGGTCTTGCACTCGAATAGCGGCGCAATCACCCGCTCGCGCCACTGGATGCTGCGGTTGCTGGCGGTGACGGAGCCGGACGTCTCGAACTGGGTCGTGGCCGGCAGCAGGTAGACGCCATCCTTGCGGCCATGCATGGCCGCGGTCATGGTGGGATAGGGATCGATCACCACCAGCATGTCCAGCTTTTGCATGGCGGCCTTCATGTCCGGCAGGCGCGTCTGGCTGTTGGGCGCATGCCCCCAGTAGATCACGGCGCGCAGGTTGCCGGGCTGGTCCACGTACTCCTTCTTTTCCAGCACGCCGTCGAACCAGCGCGACACCGTCAGTCCCGGTTTTTCCATCAATTGCTTCGAACCGAAGCGCGCGAGCAGCCAGTTGTAGTCGACACCCCAGGCCGTGGCGAAGTGCTTCCATGCGCCTTCGGCAATGCCGTAGTAGCCTGGCAGCGAATCGGGGTTGGGCCCGACGTCGGTCGCCCCCTGCACATTGTCATGGCCCCGGTAGATATTGGCGCCGCCGCCGGAGACACCGATATTGCCCAGCGCCAGCTGCAGGATCGATAGCGCGCGCACATTGGCGGTGCCGACATGGTGCTGCGTGATGCCCATGCACCAGACCACGGACGAGGGGCGGTTTTTCGCCAGCAATTCGGCTGCCAGCCGCACATGCGCCTCCGACACGCCCGTGACATCGGCGACCTTGTCCGGCGTCCACTTGGCAACTTCCTTGCGCACCTCGTCCATGCCATGGGTGCGCTCGGCGATATATTTCTGGTCTTCCCAGCCATTCTGGAAGATATGCCAGAGCATGCCCCACACTAGGGCAATGTCGGTGCCGGGACGGATGCGCACGTAATGGTGCGCAAAACGCGCCGTGCGGGTAAAGCGCGGATCGACCACGATCATTTTTGCGCCCAGTTCCTTGGCATGCAAAAAATGTAGCATGGAGACCGGGTGCGCCTCGGCCGGGTTCGAGCCGATGAACATGACCGCCTTGCTGTGGTGCAGGTCATTGAAGGAATTGGTCATCGCCCCGTATCCATAGGTCTGGGCGACGCCGGCGACAGTGGTCGAATGGCAGATGCGGGCCTGGTGGTCGCAATTGTTCGATCCCCACATCGAGATGAACTTGCGCATCAGGTAAGATTGTTCATTGCTATGCTTGCTGCCACCAATCATCATCATGGCATCCGGCCCGGCTTGCTGGCGCAGTTGCAGCAGGCGGTCGCCGATTTCATTGATTGCCTGTGTCCAGGAGATGCGCTGGTATTTGCCATCGACCAGCTTCATCGGGTAGCGCAGGCGATGCTCGCCATGGCCGTGCTCGCGCACCGAGGCGCCCTTGGCGCAATGCGCGCCCATGTTTAGCGGCGAATCGAAGGCGGCGTCCTGGCGGATCCAGACACCGTTCTGCACCACGGCCTCGACGGAACAGCCGACCGAACAATGGGTGCAGATGGTGTGCTTGACCTCGACCGCGGCGGCAGCCGCGGCTGCCTTCGGCGCGGCCGCGTGGGCCGGCGCGATCACATTCAGCGGCAGGTGGCGGGCCAGCACGCCTGCGCCGGCAGTCACGCCAGCCCGCATCAGGAAAGCACGGCGGTTCATGGTCGCGCCAATGGCGTGCGCAGTGCCTTCATGCAACGATGAAGGTGCGGATGCCCCGCTGCCTCCGGAAATCTTCACAAGTGACATGGACCGGCTCCTGCAGGAAATTACCAGTAGCGCGCGCTGCGATAATACTGGCGCACATGTTCGGTTTCACGATACCCGCGCCCGGACGCTTCCTGCGCCGCCACTGAAGCAGGCGGCAGCACCGGCGCCGATGCCACGCCCTTGCCGAACAGGATGGCGAATGTGCCGAGCGCGCCTGCACCGCCCGCTGCGCCCAAAAACCAGCGTCTGCTGCCATCCAACTTGCCGGATTCATGCTGTGCCATAGGACCTCCTCAGATTCTTGCCGATACTGCCAGTTCAGTGACTGTTGAGCTCGTCTGCCATGTCGAATGCCTGGGCTTCGACCAAAAAGAATTCCCTGGAAAATTCCGCCACGCGCCGGTAGAAATTCGCTTCCTGCAAGGCGCAGATCTCATCCAGGCAGCGGCTGCTCCAGGAGGCGATATGCTTCTCGAAAAACTGTTTTTGACGGTCAAGCGGCTGACGCAGCGCACCGACGCCGGCGCCGCCGGCAATCATGAGCCGCATGGCTTCGCAGAGCGCCGCCAGGTGGTCTTCCGTCTCGCCGGCACCATCGATGCGGGCGAGACCAAGTTGCGCCAGCTCAGTGCGCAAGGCAACCAAGGGTTTTTCATGCAGGAAGCCTCCCAGATAGAGGGAGGCATAAGGATTGATTTGCGGCGTGCCGGCACTGATGAATAAATCGTTGAATTCTTCGTGAACCGCTGCGGCATCGAGGACGCCGGCAGCCAGTACGAGGCTTTCCCAGGCCCGGTCGAGCGGATGGTCAGTCGCGAGCGAATCCAGGGAATCCGCCGCGGCAAGCGCGTCCAGCAGGCCGGACTCGGGCGGGGTGATCAGCAGGCGGGCAATGAGGGCATACAGATCGGCGCGGGCCTGCTCTTCACGCGCGAGCGGCAATAGCACAGCCGCACCCAGTGGCGTGGCGCGGCCGCATTCTTGTGCAGGAATGGCTTGCATCTGTCTCCACCCTTTTGGTGTCTTTCCTGGGCATTTCCTGCCCTATTTGACAGAATAGGCGTGAAGTCAGTTGGTGGTCAGGCAACCATCCATATGTATTGGACTTGAATCAATAAAATGAGGTAAAGCGTTTTTTACGGGAACTTTAAATCAAGCCTTCGAGGGCTAATACATCGACCGCGTCGCCTGCCTTTACGCTGTCTTGCTGATGCGACAGGATGACGATGCAATTGGCTTCCGACATCGACCGTAGAATGCCGGAGCCCTGTGCGCCGGTGATGCGCACCTGGGGAACGCCGCTGCTGTCCTGTGACAGGATGCCGCGCTGGTATTCGGTGCGGCCCGGCTTTTTGCGAATATCCGATTGCGAAGCTGCCCGCAGCACGGGCAACTGGTCGCTCTGCGCCCCCATCATGCGCAGCAGGGCCACGCGCGCAAAAAAATAAAAGGTCACCATGACCGCCACGGGATTGCCAGGCAGGCCGAACAGCCATGCCGCCTTGCCGTTCGAGGCAATCCTGCCAAATGCCATGGGACGCCCGGGGCGCATGGCGATTTTCCAGAATTTCACGTCGCCCAGGCGCGCCATGACTTGTTTGGTGTAATCGGCCTCACCCACTGACACGCCGCCGGACGTCACCACAACGTCGGCGTTTTCACAGGCGCTGCGCAATGCCGCCTCCAGCGCGGCCTCGTCATCCCTGACCACACCCATGTCGAGTATGTCGCATCCCAGGCGTTGCAGCATGCCGTACAAGGTATAGCGGTTGCTGTCGTAGACACAGCCTGGATCGAGCGGCTCGCCGAGCGAGCGCAGCTCATTGCCGGTCGAAAAAAAAGCTACCCGCAAGCGCCGCCGCACCGGGACTTCAGCGATGCCCAGCGAGGCAATCAGGCCGAGGTCCGCCGGCCGCAGAATCCGTCCTTTCAGCAAGGCAGGTGTACCTTCACGCAAGTCTTCGCCTTGCAAACGGCGGTTATCCCCCACTTTCGCGACAGCGGCGGGCATCGTGACCGTCGTTTCGGTCACCGTCAGGACAAATTCCTGCGGCACCACGGTATCGCAGCCTTCCGGCATTGGCGCGCCGGTCATGATGCGCACGCACTCGCCAGCCTTCACCGCTGATTCATGCACCATGCCTGCATGGGTATGGCCGACCACGCGCAAGTCAACCGGGCCCTCGCCCAGCAGGTCGACGGCGCGCACGGCATAGCCATCCATGGCCGAATTATCCTGCGCCGGGACATTAATGGGCGAAATGATGTCCTCGGCCAGCACACGACCCAGGGCAGTACGCAAGGCCAGCCTTTCGACGCTGTCCACTGGCGCGACGCATTGCCGCACGATCTGCTGCGCCTGCTCGACGGTCAATGCATCCGGATCGTAACCGGACAGGCAACTGATGATTTCTGAAACAGAGGGTGACGGCATAAAGGTTTTATTGTTATCGCCTGGGGCGCGGGTGGG comes from the Janthinobacterium sp. 17J80-10 genome and includes:
- a CDS encoding formate dehydrogenase subunit alpha codes for the protein MSLVKISGGSGASAPSSLHEGTAHAIGATMNRRAFLMRAGVTAGAGVLARHLPLNVIAPAHAAAPKAAAAAAAVEVKHTICTHCSVGCSVEAVVQNGVWIRQDAAFDSPLNMGAHCAKGASVREHGHGEHRLRYPMKLVDGKYQRISWTQAINEIGDRLLQLRQQAGPDAMMMIGGSKHSNEQSYLMRKFISMWGSNNCDHQARICHSTTVAGVAQTYGYGAMTNSFNDLHHSKAVMFIGSNPAEAHPVSMLHFLHAKELGAKMIVVDPRFTRTARFAHHYVRIRPGTDIALVWGMLWHIFQNGWEDQKYIAERTHGMDEVRKEVAKWTPDKVADVTGVSEAHVRLAAELLAKNRPSSVVWCMGITQHHVGTANVRALSILQLALGNIGVSGGGANIYRGHDNVQGATDVGPNPDSLPGYYGIAEGAWKHFATAWGVDYNWLLARFGSKQLMEKPGLTVSRWFDGVLEKKEYVDQPGNLRAVIYWGHAPNSQTRLPDMKAAMQKLDMLVVIDPYPTMTAAMHGRKDGVYLLPATTQFETSGSVTASNRSIQWRERVIAPLFECKTDQEIMYLFAQKFGFANELCKNIKVVNNEPVIEDILREINRSCWTIGYTGCSPERLKLHMQNKHTFNPTTLRAESGPCKGDYYGLPWPCWGTPELKHPGTPLLYDLSKPVIEGGLPFRANWGVDRNGESLLAADGSTTKDSELDTGYPEFDHVFLKKLGWWSELTPQEQAQAEGKNWKTDNSGGIIRVVIGHGCAPFGNARARCNVWNFPDPVPVHREPLMTPRRDLVAKYPTYDDKAAFWRLPTLYKSVQAADFSKEYPLIMTSGRLVEYEGGGDETRSNPWLAELQQNMFVEVNPRDAAQVGAATGKYLWVETPTGARLKMMAMVTERVPPGIVWMPFHFGGWWMGEDLLEHYPKGAAPLARGEAVNTGWTYGYDAVTMMQETKVSICRLARA
- a CDS encoding 4Fe-4S binding protein, whose product is MSTPLDAASMQLQNLARTAALLADGALPPPDPVSGVTYASSGRTLVIGRAADAMPLAALLSPQLAVSVLLVADADGAVAGISPPAYGFPVHAGRDVRITGWLGAFKASWQSADALAGNTPAHDGGGAGGTFDLILDLSPTPLLTQHQPPQGYFAPGGAPAAQIDAALQLAHMVGEFEKPKYFHYKERLCAHSRNHITGCSACIDVCSTRAITGAGDRIRVEPHLCMGCGACTTVCPSGALAYAWPDAPHAGRRLKTMLSAFATAGGSEPVILVHSAGRGSMLLREAAHLARSGGHPEIPARLLPLEVHHTASVGMDLWLAAIAYGASGIAVLATDEEAPQYLEALERQMAIAQTILSGLGYGGMHCRLLQVATAQELQAAFQCMPLGESPARAASFHVAADKRNALDFALEHLHRHAPVPQEQVALPVGAPFGAVVVDTAACTLCMSCVGACPESALMDSQNAPQLRFVEKNCVQCGLCEKTCPEQAISLAPRISFAATAKAAIVLNESQPFCCIRCGKPFGTLQMINSMLAKLSEHGAFSGNPDRLKMCGDCRVIDMMTNQAQTRVIELQPPAPQPAP
- a CDS encoding DUF3306 domain-containing protein — its product is MDNEGFLQRWTRLKSGSQAQSLPPAGRDAAIAEDTGPESAVPDVSAAATAQSRLPTMEDAVRLTPESDYSAFVAQGVDKAVRRVALKRLFSDPHFNLVDGLDIYMGDYNRPDPVSAAMLAALHQAQGFLQQVAAEAEKGAGAGQDKENDQHMLGDASRQNPGDAV
- a CDS encoding DUF3305 domain-containing protein, coding for MRMASMPVAVIMEHRIVHHRWADDAWAAVGVVPDCGGLPPLQELESAGDSKHYLVSGLQLELYPDENDGYFENCIAPEPKVFVLWRMLHGQAMPVQASVSYAEGTRMLDSGESADGVAMPGEIHAWLAGYLQAHYQPPAQGRRGRQHG
- a CDS encoding formate dehydrogenase subunit gamma translates to MNAFLTLQRLRAMLAALLLLALLPRMAPAAVPNKDAVPAYAEEQTILQTEKDVREPGWGTAASGKVHIDRHFLGQYGSSEGNVILQRGGNTWRTLRNGPIATVSGVLLLVVPLLILGFYLTAGPARLAEPESGRSVTRFSSWERTVHWATAISFLVLAFTGLVILFGKKLLLPWMGAEVFSWIAIISKYLHNFVGPLFILCSVLMFFTFLDRNFFNRRDWQWVKAGGGLASHKHVPAGFFNAGEKLWFWGGVTLLGLVMSISGLILDFVTFGQTRFVLQMANFLHLGGATLYMLAAMGHIYMGTLGDPHAYRAMRYGSVDETWAREHHEYWLAERKDTQG
- a CDS encoding molecular chaperone TorD family protein — translated: MQAIPAQECGRATPLGAAVLLPLAREEQARADLYALIARLLITPPESGLLDALAAADSLDSLATDHPLDRAWESLVLAAGVLDAAAVHEEFNDLFISAGTPQINPYASLYLGGFLHEKPLVALRTELAQLGLARIDGAGETEDHLAALCEAMRLMIAGGAGVGALRQPLDRQKQFFEKHIASWSSRCLDEICALQEANFYRRVAEFSREFFLVEAQAFDMADELNSH
- a CDS encoding formate dehydrogenase; the encoded protein is MAQHESGKLDGSRRWFLGAAGGAGALGTFAILFGKGVASAPVLPPASVAAQEASGRGYRETEHVRQYYRSARYW
- the glp gene encoding gephyrin-like molybdotransferase Glp — protein: MPSPSVSEIISCLSGYDPDALTVEQAQQIVRQCVAPVDSVERLALRTALGRVLAEDIISPINVPAQDNSAMDGYAVRAVDLLGEGPVDLRVVGHTHAGMVHESAVKAGECVRIMTGAPMPEGCDTVVPQEFVLTVTETTVTMPAAVAKVGDNRRLQGEDLREGTPALLKGRILRPADLGLIASLGIAEVPVRRRLRVAFFSTGNELRSLGEPLDPGCVYDSNRYTLYGMLQRLGCDILDMGVVRDDEAALEAALRSACENADVVVTSGGVSVGEADYTKQVMARLGDVKFWKIAMRPGRPMAFGRIASNGKAAWLFGLPGNPVAVMVTFYFFARVALLRMMGAQSDQLPVLRAASQSDIRKKPGRTEYQRGILSQDSSGVPQVRITGAQGSGILRSMSEANCIVILSHQQDSVKAGDAVDVLALEGLI
- the fdh3B gene encoding formate dehydrogenase FDH3 subunit beta, producing the protein MAARMKFICDTERCIDCNGCVTACKSEHETPWGVNRRRVVTINDGVPGEHSISVACMHCTDAPCMAVCPVECIYHTEDGIVLHDKDQCIGCGYCSYACPFGAPQFPETGAFNHRGKMDKCTFCAGGPEADTSEAEFRKYGRNRIAEGKLPACAEQCATKALLGGDSSIIAAIYRERVEIRGYGPELWGWKIAYGQPRRGGEMGVRGEGARPNQVPDDFQNNPKKFPS